ACACAGTGAAATCAGCAAATCTTTGTGATAATCATTGTTCATTGTAGAGAATGTGTGAACACATAatatcattctttatttgtaggAATATTTTGTGAAGGCTACATAGACTTTCAGTTTGCTTCCTCGCCATCGAGCCTTTTCTTAAAAACTATAGAAAACAAGTATTGAAATGACCAAATTTGAATGGTGTCTCTCACATGCAAGTTTCACTGCACTGGCAAAATCAAGTTACAAAGTTAGTTGTTTTCATATTGTTGTATACTCCTGGCAAGCTCTAAACTTTACATCTTCTACCAATATCGAAAATTCTGTTCTGAGCCCAGGCTGGCTTAGAGTCAGATGTTCCTGGAATCATGACCTTTTACAATGCATTGTCTATTTAGTTGTATGTATAGGCTTCAAAATCATGGGTGGTTGGACCGATCCTGGAAGTAAAATGTGCTAGATGCAGACACCCCTTCGTACAACGGGAGGATGGGCGTTGCTAAGCAGCGATTTTTGTGCGATTAGATGAGAACTATACGGACAGCTGAGTCAATCCCATTGTACATCTGGATCCATGTACACAATTTTAGGTCTTGAAGAAACACGTGTTAAGCATACCGCTAGCTCCAGGTGCTCGCTGTATCGGCCGGATCTAGCATCAACACAGCAGTCCAGCAATCATGTTCCCTCAACAGTCAACATGCATGCAGAGGAAAGATGGAACATTAAAACTATACATAACATACGCTCATGGGTTACATCATGACAAAGACGCACATATTACAAATGATAATACTAAATATCCAGAAATCAAACTAAACATACTAGTGGTAGAGTGCACTAGAACTACAACCCCTGGGTCATGCGTTATTAGTGAGCAACCGTGCTCATGGAACCTTCTCATGTTGCCTCCGACGATGCAGTTTTCACCAGTCCTGTTGGAACCACAGCCAAAACAAGGCACCAGAAATTTGTCAAATTTTACGTCAAAAgtatagaagtaggatcccagcCCACAATAAAATCAGTAGTTTACTTAACTGATATAAAGAGCTTTTAAGTATCTTGTGAAAGACTAGCACAACATAGTTAAGGATGGTGATTTGCAATCCGTTGGCATATACTCTGCAATTTGTTTTCCATTGGTTATATCTATCTTTCTATTTTTGACGGAAGGGATCACTCCCCGGTTTCATTAGGGAATCCATAAAGACCCATTACACGATCACAAGGGAAAAGGCACGAAAAGAGAGTGGCTCTATCTATCACATGTCCTCGATCAAGTTCTTATAGTAAACAATCTGAGGAATGACAAAAGGCTTCCTACCACAAGCTCGTGTCCAGTACAACAAGAAACAATACTTCTAGGGTCTTGGAATAAtgtcttttttttgcggggttaGAATAAGTATGCTGCTTTTGGGGAGTTACATAATCAGTTTGTTTCTATGAGATAGAAGCCTCACACCTTGATAAGAGGTTGGTTCATGAGAAAGGAAGAATAATGTGCACCGTGTTTTAAAGGAGGTACTATACTTTTAATTTCAAGCTTATACCGTACAAGGCTTTGACCAAAATTACACCACTGGTGCCTCATTTATGTCGTATAAAATTATAACCATAAGTGAACATTTTTATTACTAACATTTTGTGTGTTAAAATTACGTATTGATGGAATAGTCGTTGATAAAAAAAATGTGTCCTACCAAAATGAGATAAGTCTTATAATTTCACACGGAGGAAATGCTACATAGTACTAAGAAAATGAGTATGTAGCTTAGCGATACTGGGAAGAGGGAGGGATGAATGTTATATACCTGCTAGATTCTTCATTCCCGAGCAAGCATTGCTAGCATGTCATCGATTCCAACACCGCTCTAACAACAAACAGAGATTTACTTATCATAACCTGGACTAGTTGAGATAAAACGCTAAACGTGCACGCACGACAAGGTAGTGCAAGAAATTCCTTTTTTAGCACTTACATTTTCCATGTTAAGCCACCTCCGCAGTGTGTTGCATACACCTATGACAGAGATGGAAAACTTGTGTCCTCCAAAAGAATCAGAGTTTACCCCAACAACCCTATTCCCCTTGAGAATAGGGCCTCCTGACGTGCCAGGCTCGGACGCGTAATTACAATTAAGAAACTGGATGCTCCTCAATTTCATTTCAGGATCGTCTGTCTGGTCGGCCCTGCGTGAAGTCGACAAATAAATAACAAAGTGGTTAGCTCGAGTGACTGTAAAATATGCGTTGTATTTTCTGTTGACAAGAGATAGACTTGCTTACTCTTGGACCGTGAGGTTGCCGTCGAACACTCCTGGGCTCAGAAGGCGGCCTTGTGGAACCTGATGGTATCCTATCATCCGAACTGCCCCACAATTTAGTGGAGCATTTAGGTCCGCAAACCTCAGTGGGACACGACGTTGAAGGCAATCGCCGTCGGGGAGAAAGGAAATTAAAGCAAGGTCTATTGTTGGGTCGTGCCTCAGGACTCTAGCTTTGTATGCTTTAGTTTCGCCGGGGAAAAAGATTTGGAGTTCCCTATACCCACGAACGACGTGCTCGCATGTCATGGCTAGAAACGCTTCTGGGCTGGCGTAAACAATAAAACCGCTACCGCGAGGACTACTGGCATACACCAAGCTGACCACAGACATCATACTTCAACTTCAAGGGTATATATAGTCCAGCTCGATCTGCCTGCACAAGGCATAGAAAAGTGTTGACGATGGAAGGAGAAGTACAAAACAGATAGCCATGCTTtttcaaataaaataaaataaaatccaGATTAGCACGATTTGATTTGTTGGAGACGAAATACATATCGATCGACCTACGAATTTCCGAACCAATGGGAACAGCTAATAAAGAACGTAGGACGTAAAAGCGAGTTCAACTGTTCAAGCACACTTGCACATCTAACAATGTAATGCTAGTGTATACAAGCACAGGCGCGATCCAACCAAAACACCAACCCCTCTCTCAGAAAAAATGAAGAGAAAACCAAAATACCAACCCCGGAACTAACATTAACATGCAGAGACGAAGAGAAGACGGGTATCAGTGTGTGATTTGTGTACCAGGCAGCGACGACCTCGACGGCTCGACTCCTGGAGGTGGTTTCGTTCGGAGCGTGCTTGAGCTCCAGTCCAGTCTCCAGTGTGCTTGCCTTCCCGGTGGGGGAAACAAAGCCCTCGCCACATGCTTTTATACACCCATGTCATGACTCGTCTCTTGcattttattctttttttttttttgcgttGTGCAAAAGGCTCTACAGTCGACACTCTACAAGAGTGACTGACTGACCGGTCATCGATAAAAAAAAAAGCACAGCGAcgcacgccacgccacgccaaaCCCGCTTTTACCACTGTACTAGAGCTAGCTAGTAGCAAGTACGTACTGCGCAGGCGATGCATGATACTCCTGTGCATAGTGTGCATTGAAAGGCGTACGATGCTCCTGTGTCGAATGGACTCCAAATTCAAGTGATGCACATGTACTTATTAAAATGACAATGGATATCAAGTACTACTAACAAAATAGGCCAAAATATGATCGGTGAGTTCAATAATCCTTATCTTCAAGGTTATGTGATGGTTTTCCCTGCAAAGAAAAAAGGTTATGTGATGGTTTTCCCTGCAAAGAAAAAAGCTTATGTGATGGTTCGGACAAGACATGCATGGTCTCTAATAAGCCTTTGGCTTCCCTTAATGTGACCAATTCAATTTACTCAAATTATAAAAGCCTGGGGAACTTTAGCCACTTCGAGCATCTGCAATCCGAGTCCCCATACCTGCCCCAAACTCTCGGACATGCTGCCCGGTTGTGCCCGGACGAAATTTTGCCACCCAACCGGGCTACTCGTAGCCGGCCCAAACGCCCGGACTGACCGGCACTTCCCATATCTGCCCCAAATCTAGGATGGATATGGGGACGTCCGGACTCACCCGGGCACGCCCGCCGCGTAAGCTCTGACTGCTAGGGCCCGCATTGGGATACAGAGAGGTTGCTAGTCTGACGGGCGCCTCCTCGTGACGCCGCTACGGCGTGCCGCTCGAGGAAGGAGGTCGGCTATATAAGCCGGACGGCAGCAGCCAAACCCTATCCGCCCCATTTCTCCCATCTCATCTCCGATCCGCCGCTGCCACTGCAAATCTACCCGACACTACCATGCCGAGGCGCTAGATCACCACCTACGCCATGGTCACTCCAGAGTGAAGGCTGCACCTGCGGGAGCAGATCTAGGCGAGGCAGGCTGCTCGTTTCGCTGTCGCCCTTCCTTCGGATTCGTCGAAGCCGTCAGAGGATGAGGAGGAAGAGAAACAGCAATAGGAGGAGGAAGTGGGGGAGGAGCAGGCTAGGTAGCTGCCGCCGGAAGCGAAgcccgaggaggaggaggaggaggaggagcaggaggtgGAGGTGTTCCTGGCTGCTGGCTCCGCTATGGCAGACACGAAGGCGAAGTACGAGGCCGCCCAAGCGATGGAGATGGCGGAGCAGTCCGCCATCCTCGAGTCCATCCAGGACGAGGCCTACGTCGAGGCCAATCGGCAGTTCATCCGGAAATAACAGGCGGCGACGGAAGCATTGTTCGCCGAACTGGACGCGGAGGCGGCGTGGGAGGAGGAGCTGGAGCCTCCGCGGGCGTAGGAGCTGCCACACTTGCCCGTGTACCCGACGTTGGGCACGGAGGTCGTTGAAATCTCCGACGACGAGTAGTTTTAGTAATCTACATAGTACGTAGGTTTTAATTTGCATGGCTAGTATGGATTTGAGGTGCGGAGTTGAGTTTCATGGTTGAAGGGGAGCAATTTTGTGTGCTGCCCGGGTCACTGTCCGCGGACGTTTGGGGGCTTGCTTTTGGTGACTCCAGTTGTAGACGCTGTTAGGCTATGTTTGGCAGTTTTTTTGAGTATAGGAGAATATTTTTGGTTCTGTAAAAACCGTGGTTTAAATATTTTGATGGGTTTAGCATCAACAAGTACATCAGTTTCATAAATCATACTATATCCAATACCGTAGTTCTTTTGTTTATAGTATTTGCGAAAAAAGACCCCGACTCTCTTTTCTAAACCAAACTTAGAAAAACCAAGACTTGGAAACATAAGTATTTATTGTCCAAGCATTGGAATACCAAGATTTTGAGTAAGGATTGAAAAAACAGTGCTGCAAACTAGGCCTAAGGGCACTCGCAATGTTTGTCTCTTAGCATGGTTTCATGGCTAAAATGCCGAGGTGTCCTAATAATTAAGGAAGCAAAAGGCGGAAATGTATATTAGTGGAGATATGACTCACCTCTTTTTCATATATAGTGTAACTGATGCTCTCGTCTGGTGTGGCTTATGGCCCTAGTTCATTCTCCTTCAATTCTTTCCATTGTTAGGCCACAATgttaagatgtaaacatgatccTCAAACCAATAAAATTGACTATAACGTAAATACAACacctaagggcatctccaacgccgaaCCTCAAACCGCCCGCATACGTCCCGCCCGCGCGGTCCAGACCGCGGAAGCCATCCAACACGGGCATGTATCGGTCCGAGGTGCAGTCCAGACCATGATGTCCCCGCAAACTGAAACCaaacatgggggggggggggggggtttccgGGAGTCCGGACACGCTAAACGTCGCACTTTGACCCCCTGGCCAACCCAAAAGGAAAGGGGAGCCCGCGGTTTTGTAGCAACCCTCATTGTTTCCGCACCAAAATCCCCCACTCTCTTCTTCCATCCCCCGCCGCTCTCCACCCAATTCCCACCCTTTTCTCCaacctctccttccttctgccGCCGACACATGGAACCAGAGGAGAACATGTCAGAGATGGAGGTGACGGAGGATCCGAGCATCGCACTCGCCCGGAAGATCAGCTCGGCTACGCGGCAAACTCGTCGTGTGAAGGTGAAGGCCGCAAACGAGGAGAACCACAAGAAGCGGGTGGCCGCCGGTGGGCGTGGTGGTGGCGTCGGTTGTGGTGGTCATGGGGAACATGGCAGATGTTGCGGTGCCCAGACGGGCGCGCCCACAGTACACAATGCGCCATGGCCGGAGCATTACAAGGCTCTGTACTTCGCCGCAAAGCAGCTCGGAACCCCCGCTAGGAAGGTGCCTTACATCATCGACGTAAACGTGACACCGCTCTTCTCGGAGTATTATTCACCGCAGCTCGCCCGGATGCGGACGGCGGGCGTGGAGCATATGGGTGCCCGCAGGCTGTTTGCGGCAATGCCTAGAGTGGGGGATCCAACGTACGACGACCCGGAGAGGGAGATGCTCGATATCATCCACGGCGGAGACGAAGGAGGAGGATGTGCCTATGAGGATGGGCAGGTGGAAGACTCGAATCCCACCCAGTCCGGAAACTACCAGCATCAACAGTCCTACACCAGATGGGCACACAACAGTCCTACACCCAGACTGGCGTGGGCACACAACAAGGGCAACATTAGGCTGCTAGACAACAGCAacaggaggaagaggaggaggaggacaacaAAGACGATGATCCGGATGATATAGCCGGTGATCCGAAGAAAAAGGGTAGAGGAGAAAGCTTCAACATGCGGGAGAACAAGCTATTGTGCGATGCATGGTTGGCCACTAGGCTCGATTTGATCTAGGGTACGGATCAAAAGGGCACAACATTTTCGAACAACATTCGCATTTGGTTCCATGAACACAAGCATCTCGCCCCCTACTCCGACGCGGTCATCCGCAACTGTTAATCAAAGTCCCTCAACCATCGATGGTACACCATCCAAGAGGCCGTGTCCAAGTATTGCGGGCACATGAAGCATCTCATTGCATGGTAGCCAACGGTGCACAAATCACCGAGCAAGTAAGTTGATCACTAGCTGGATGTGCTTAGTTTTGTTGCTCACTAGCCAGATATGCATTGTTGACAATGTTTCACCTTGTACCCTTCTCGTGCTTGTTTGGTGTACAAGAAGTTGGAGAAGAACTTTATCGTCATGCATTGTTTGTTGAAGTTGAATGGGAAACCGAAGTGGAACCTTTTCATAGCCAAGATTGCTTCCCAAGCCAGAGGAAGAAATCGGTGACCCTACTGACCCAACCCAAGAACCGCCGAATAAGGTTAGAAGATTTTTACAGGGGAAGAActgggaggaggagagggcgaaGCGAGAAAGTGCGGCGGCCAAGTTGACGAAGAGGCTCGAGGACATCTTGGCGTAGAAGGAGGAGGCATGCGTGAAGCCCTCGGACCTCAAGGAGGAGAAAAGGCAGAGAGTTTCAAATTGTTGATGGAGGCGACGGACAAAAAGCTCAAGCTCGAAGAGAGGAGGACCATGATCGAAGAGAGGAAGGCCGTGCTCAAGGAAAGGAAGTTAAATTCGAATAATTAATACAAAAACAAAAATTTCAAATCACACACAAATACATATAAAATTTATTAATTTAAAATGGGAGTCTATCTCCCATAGAGTTGCCACTGATGCTCAACAATATCATCACGGAGCTGGTAGTGCGAAGCATTGTGCTTAATCTTTCGGTAGGTGCCAAGAAATGCATTGATTTCATTTGCGTCTCGGACAGGCTTCACACGACTACCAACATTATCATAAAAAAACTCTAAGTTCAAATCCCTCTCAtcctcgatgatcatgttgtCTAAAATTACACATGCAGTCATCATGTTTCGGAGGGATTTGTTATCCCAGAAGCGAGTAGGACCTCGAACAATGGCAAACCGATCTTGCAACACACCAAATGCCCTCCAATATCCTTTTAGCATGCTTCTTGTGCTTCGGCCAAAAAAATTGTACTTCATGGTTTTGGGTTCACTAATTGTTTTCACAAATGTTGACCATGGGAATAAGTACCGTCGGCAATATAGTACCCCATGGTATagttgtaacgcccggataattaggctacagtaaaactctcctaATGATGCCGTGTCATCTCtaattactgttgctaatctctcgttagttcaaaacccgttcaaaagtcaaattcaaaatatgtcaaacaacaaaagttttcaaaagttgaAACAAAAATATTCGGATAGTGCCAAATatggcataggtaattatggtgtagaagacacaattttataaaataattaaatgccctaaattaaataaaacaaaaaaggaaaagaaataaaagaaaagaaaatacaaaagcagaagacaaaagaaaaaaaaagagaaaaggacccccctggaccaggcggcccagctcgcaaccaggccggcccacatGGCCCATCCGGCCGACCCGGCCCGTTCCCCCGGTCGctctctccccttccctgttcccccgaccagggtcggaacaggggcgcgtccCCGCCCGACCGCCTCACCGGCATCGACGCCGGGAGGAGATAAGGCAGCCACGCCCTCGCCTCCTCGATCCcatctcccactcgccccccgcTCTCCCCCTCGGTCCctgcgcctctccctctcccctcagaTCCATCCCACCGTATCCGAGCGCCACCGCCGCCATGGCTCCGGCCTAGCCACagccaccgtgcccacctcgccgccccactgTGTCTCCAAGGGCCGTCGTCGTCCGCTGCTTCGACCGGTGCACCCCGTTGGAGTTCGGAGCCACCGCaacgcccacgacgccgccgtcttcctcctcttctACGACGAGCTTCGCCGTCGAATCCGCCGCACCGAGCCCTCCCCGAGCCCACTTAAGCACACCTGCAGGAGCAACGTGATCATGCACTACTTTCCCCTCTCTTTCCCGAGAATTTCCGCTGCCGTAGCTCCTCCTCCATGCCATGCCCGAACGCGGCTTCgcccgagctcgtcgccggcgtggcTCTGGCGACCAAGTGGTCACGAGTCCGTGCGCATCGTGTTCCCCGCATCGCGTAGAACCTCCCACGCACTTTTAGTTCGCGCATTTGTACCCTACTGCCGTCGTTCGCCGCTCACCCGTAACGCTCCGCCGCGGATCTCTTCGCCAGCGTGCCTCcagtgaccaaatggtcacgggccagCGGCCGTTGCATTCGCCGCCTCACGTACGTCTCGCCTAGCCTCTCAGTTCGCTCGCTAGCGTGCTGCGTCGCCATTTCCTCTCGTGGCCGAACTCCGGCATCTGCCCCTCTGCTCGCTAACGCCGCTCCGGTGCGTCTCCGGCGTCGCCACCACCCCCACGTGATGCGGCCCGGCTCCAGCTTTCGAACGCGACCTAAAACACGGCGAACGGACCACCACAGCGGATTTCTGGCcacctcccgagccgcgccgctgCGTTTTGACTCGCCGGCGTCGCTCCGGCGCTGTCCGCCAACGTGGCTAGGCGGGCCCCACCTCTGAGACGCTGGCCAGTGGGCCCTGGTGGCCCAGTTGAATGAGTTGACCCAGTTAACTGCTGACTGGGCGGCCCAGTGgcactgacatgcggggcccatGCCATAAACgcataaaaataaatagataaattgctaattaattaaattagttaATTAAAACCCTAATCTCTCACTGACTACTGGGCCCCACCTGCTAATTAACCCATTTAGTTAGTTTTAAAACTCTGTTAATGCCCtgacaatgacatgtgggtcccactggacccacctgtctggtttgactggtcaaccgaccagttgacctgctgacatcactcTGATGTCATGCTTGCGTCATCattcactgttctggataatgttggatttaaataaataattaaaatcagaaaatgattaaatctttagaaaatcatataaaataatccgtaactcggatgaaaatactttctacatgaaagttgctcagaaggacgagacgaatccggatacgcagcctgttcgtccgccacacatctctagcatagcaaactcgcaactttccccctccggttcatctgtccgaaaacgtgaaacaccgggaataccttcccagatgtttccccccttcgtcggtatcacctactaccgcgttagggcacacctagcaacgctcattgtcatgtcatgcatcgtcatgcatttgtttgcattgtatttatttttgcttccccctcttctctcgctagacaccgagaccgacgccgctgctacccagtacgactacggtgttgacgacccctccttctcggctgagcttccaggcaagccccccccccttgatcaccatatatcgcctattctactctctactgcttgcattagagtagtgtagcatgttactgctttccgttaatcctatcctgatgcatagcctgtccttgctactactattgttacctttacctgcaatcctacatgcttagtataggatgctagtattccatctgtggccctacattcttgtccgtctgccattctatactatcgggccatgatcactcgggaggtgatcacgtgtatatacttatatacataatatatgatacctgtggtgactaaagtcgggtcggctcgtaggagtacccgcgagtggatctttgtggcggagcgacagggcaggttgagaccacctaggcgagaggtgggcctggccctggtcggcgttcgcggttacttcaaaataacacgcttaacgagatcttggtatttgatctgagtctggccactggcctatacgcactacccaactacgcgggaacagttatgggcactcgacgtcgtggtatcagccgaagccttcgtgacgtcagcgactgagcggtgcacgccggattggactagaatgcctgctaggctaggtctgcttccggccgcatatgcaacgtgcaggtgtgcaatgggcgatgggcccagacccctgcgcgcataggatttagaccggcgtgctgacctctctgttgtgcctaggtggggctgcgacgtgttaatcttccgcggccgggcatgacccagaaaagtgtgtccggccaaatgggatcgagcgtgttgggttatgtggtgcacccctgcagggaagtttatctattcgaatagccgtgtccctcggtaaaaggacgacctggagttgtaccttgaccttatgacaactagaactggatacttaataaacacacccttccaagtgccagatataacccggtgatcactctctaacagggcgacgaggaggggatagctgggtaggtttatgctatgcgatgctacttggtgaacttaccatctactctcttctacatgctgcaagatggaggtggcctgaagcgtagtcttcgacaggattagctatcccccacttattctggcattctgcagttcagtccaccgatatggccctttacacatatacccatgcatatgtagtgtagctccttgcttgcgattactttggatgagtactcacggttgctttgctccctcttttcctcctttcccttctacctggttgtcgcaaccagatgccggagcccaggagccagacgccaccatcgacgacgactcctactacaccggaggtgcctactactacgtgcagcccgctgacgacgaccaggagtagttaggaggatcccaggcaggaggcctgcgcctctttcgatctgtatcccagtttgtgctagccatcttatggcaacttgtttaacttatgtttgtactcagatattgttgcttccgctgactcgtctatgatcgagcacttgtattcgagccctctggcttgtattatgatgcttgtatgacttatttatgttttagagttgtgttgtgatatcttcccgtgagtccctgatcttgatcgtacacgtttgcgtgcatgattagtgtacgattgaatcgggggcgtcacaagttggtatcagagctgactacctgtaggaatcccccttccacactccttggccgaagtcgagtctagacattgcaaaaacttttactaacatggatgtgtGTCTTACGGTCCCATGTCGCcgttgggtggtactaggatcttttactcctcgacctttactctgggactctgaactctcttctactcgggttagaCGAATTTACTAACTCAAACACTAGGTttccgtgaccacattcaccccaaagttggataagccatagttatttcttagaatagtattttgaacaattcccacactgtcatttgactcctttgaaacatctttgctttcagatggaacccacgaggcaggtcgtgcgccacacgatggccattggtgcctcgggatcacctgctgtgctagctgagatgatgacctatctgggttatcgctggcaccttgagtacaccgtctatgaggagtaccaggactttaaccaggagcagtatcgtgccatcgtccacctctactctcgggagtatgactccactactgtgctgcacaccgctcatggtgttggagtgaccatcgatatggctgtccacgatgctgcttatgctgctctgacacgtcttcgtggagagtatcgggagttggacacctgccctttcaggcacattgctatcgcatctcatgttggtgcggagggatactacactgctacctactccactgtcacccgagagcccttctaccatcagaacctggttctgcatgctgatgggctggatcgagctaaccgagctcttcgccacgagttgtacaccacccgtcagcacctttaccgtgctctgacgctgttgcacccctttgtccgatctagagagctgccccgttctgcgatctacccagccaggactgtgatgccccagggtgtcggctggccaggtgtgggagg
This genomic window from Aegilops tauschii subsp. strangulata cultivar AL8/78 chromosome 4, Aet v6.0, whole genome shotgun sequence contains:
- the LOC120963142 gene encoding putative protease Do-like 13, producing the protein MMSVVSLVYASSPRGSGFIVYASPEAFLAMTCEHVVRGYRELQIFFPGETKAYKARVLRHDPTIDLALISFLPDGDCLQRRVPLRFADLNAPLNCGAVRMIGYHQVPQGRLLSPGVFDGNLTVQEADQTDDPEMKLRSIQFLNCNYASEPGTSGGPILKGNRVVGVNSDSFGGHKFSISVIGVCNTLRRWLNMENSGVGIDDMLAMLARE